The following DNA comes from Trueperaceae bacterium.
CATCCTGGCCACCTTCGGCTACGCGGGCCTCACCTTCAGCGCGGCGGCGTTCACGGTGCTGCTCCTGCTGGCGGTGACCGTGGGGCCGCGCCTCCCGGGGCTTCTCCGCTTCGCCCTGGGGCGCCTGAGTGCTCGGAGCGCGGACGTCGCGGGCGCCGCCGCCATGGCGAGCGCGGTGACGGACGCCATGAAGGAAGCCGCGGCCGGCCTAGCCGCCGGTGCGGGCGCCGCCCCGCCGCGCGCCGCGGCCACCGCGTCCGCGACGCCGACCGGGGGCGGGTCGGCCGGGCGCGGTCTCGGCGAGCGCCTCAGGGAGCTGGAGGAGCTCTACCGCGCCGGCAGCATCACGCGCGCCGAGTACGAGACGGCGCGGGCGAGGTTGTTGGCCGAGCTCTGACGCTCCGACCTAGCCTCGGTCGGCCCCGATCTCGCCGAGCATGGCCCTCGCGTACGACGACCGCACGGACTCCTCGCTCGAGGGTTGGTAGATGGCGGCGCGCACGTCGCGCGACAGGCGCTCGAGCTCGGAGCCCAGGTAGTAGTGACGCCCGCCCCCGGCGCGCACGCACTCGTCCACGGCGTGGATGGCGGCCTCCG
Coding sequences within:
- a CDS encoding SHOCT domain-containing protein, yielding MGTALLFFLPQLVSLVVFLLVGVVLYRVWRRSVRGEPLFRAPRRGAVWGVVVVALLGLSLFTGFVGAAVIGALAPRSVMFAADMACPGVVSHASVGYSYKPGQRGVAQVFTCTVAGEERDIILATFGYAGLTFSAAAFTVLLLLAVTVGPRLPGLLRFALGRLSARSADVAGAAAMASAVTDAMKEAAAGLAAGAGAAPPRAAATASATPTGGGSAGRGLGERLRELEELYRAGSITRAEYETARARLLAEL